TTACTATCCCATAGTATGTCATATATATTATTTATATTTTGTATATGCATAGCAATTCTTTCTAGTCCATATGTTATTTCAATTGTAGGTTGATTGCAATTTATCCCTCCCATTTGTTGAAAATATGTGATTTGTGTAATTTCCATTCCATTTAACCATATTTCCCATCCTAAACCAGATGCTCCTATTGTAGGATTTTCCCAATTATCTTCTATAAATCTAATATCATTATTATGGATATCAATCCCGATATTTTTTAAAGAAGATAAGTATAATTTTTGTATAGAATCAGGGGATGGTTTAATAATAACTTGAAATTGATAATAATGTTGTAGTCTGTTAGGACTGGCTGTATACCTCCCGTCAGAAGGTCTTCTAGAAGGTTGTATATAGGCTATGGATACAGGTTCTTTTTTTAGAACATTAAAAAATGTATGATGATGAAATGTTCCTGCGCCAATAGAAATATCTAATGGTTGTAAAATAGTACATTTTTTTTGATGCCAAAAATTATTTAGTGCTTGGATTATTTCATAAAATGTGTATTTTTTTTTTAACATGTTTTTTCTTTTTTAGTAATACTT
The window above is part of the Buchnera aphidicola (Cinara piceae) genome. Proteins encoded here:
- a CDS encoding glycine--tRNA ligase subunit alpha, translated to MLKKKYTFYEIIQALNNFWHQKKCTILQPLDISIGAGTFHHHTFFNVLKKEPVSIAYIQPSRRPSDGRYTASPNRLQHYYQFQVIIKPSPDSIQKLYLSSLKNIGIDIHNNDIRFIEDNWENPTIGASGLGWEIWLNGMEITQITYFQQMGGINCNQPTIEITYGLERIAMHIQNINNIYDILWDSNTINNVKYSDIFLYNEKENSSYNFEFSNIHHLLKLFKLHIQEANRLIKLPNPLPIPAYEQMLYAIHYFNLLDCKKILSSTDRTDYILNIRKKIKKIAIQYTLNYKKE